The Watersipora subatra chromosome 1, tzWatSuba1.1, whole genome shotgun sequence genome has a window encoding:
- the LOC137406325 gene encoding hemagglutinin/proteinase-like, translating to MKGGITFVLTVTILLHIVEAATRIRKTASQFNSSLNTGQLSDEILATQLAAASDASYSLTNDNNRGNPSGRRLDTMPPEPSVVNLTAEEVANRYPWIINPQAIIDAVNPVPEVVQPESVTIIDGDIHNRVSPEGGQVKKTKFNNPSHLRDLLTGLNQDNYDFVVTQGIPKDNETYKVRMNQKWRGLKIYETSLVLDQESNSNLILESTEGEYLSGIEDDIYSELPSFSEDEALLIALTHNTDQLAEIQHQSVELLVDTIGETAVLAYKVNYYVANTTTNEIARDLSSSTEEPAQLSYRECVQACRRGRHYRRCRKTCESSSQSSGSQETPVLSEPEVHQVSKRQWVFVNAHTRVVYKSWDGLASMQRPTRVSLKTGNPKYGIKDYTELVYKDTSTEQCYYRKPLSGGSVLRVFDQNSASMVDGEMFACNEAVLEAYDSTNGAASPRNSAYKWASEVINFYKQTASSNWNFDVNIEIHHYGSRAVWNGWSIQLGDGDVWFYPMATPDIIAHEMGHAYTDYNSHLEYYSQSGCINEAYADILASAFMDSFFGYTADLVYLIGHLNVKSAGPNRDLCDPRNSNLIFYDEKRPIIISALDYTQYTGIHNCSALYSKAFCNLSKTSGWNIEQAFKVFNAANTVYWTPKETLQSGACGVRKAAFDLKNTNQAMKDVDLAFADVDIACNDGSNV from the exons TCGAAGCTGCAACACGAATACGAAAAACGGCGAGCCAATTTAACAGCAGTTTAAACACCGGACAACTTTCAGATGAAATACTGGCGACACAGTTGGCTGCTGCCTCCGATGCGTCATATAGCCTTACGAATGACAACAATCGAG GAAATCCTAGTGGAAGACGCCTTGATACAATGCCTCCGGAGCCGTCTGTGGTTAACTTGACTGCAGAGGAAGTGGCCAACCGATACCCCTGGATCATAAATCCACAAGCCA TAATAGACGCAGTAAATCCTGTGCCAGAGGTTGTGCAACCTGAATCTGTGACAATTATTGATGGAGACATCCACAATCGGGTGTCACCGGAAGGTGGTCAAGTCAAAAAGACAAAATTCAACAACCCGTCACATCTACGAGATCTGCTGACAGGACTCAACCAAGATAACTATGATTTTGTAGTCACTCAAGGAATTCCTAAAGACAATGAAACTTACAAG GTACGCATGAATCAAAAATGGCGAGGTCTCAAGATTTATGAAACATCCTTGGTTCTGGATCAAGAAAGCAACAGCAATTTGATCCTTGAGAGTACAGAAGGAGAGTACCTGTCTGGAATTGAGGATGATATTTACTCTGAGTTGCCATCATTTTCTGAGGACGAAGCGTTACTGATCGCTCTCACCCATAACACAGACCAATTAGCAGAAATACAACAT CAATCCGTCGAGTTACTGGTCGATACAATTGGAGAGACAGCAGTTCTTGCTTACAAGGTTAACTACTACGTGGCAAACACAACTACAAATGAAATTGCTAGAGATCTGTCCAGTTCAACCGAGGAGCCAGCGCAGCTGTCATATAGGGAATGTGTACAGGCTTGCAGAAGAGGCAGGCATTATCGACGCTGCCGAAAGACCTGTGAGTCATCGAGTCAAA GCTCTGGCAGTCAGGAGACGCCTGTATTGTCTGAGCCGGAAGTACACCAAGTAAGCAAACGGCAATGGGTATTTGTGAATGCTCACACCAGAGTG GTGTATAAAAGTTGGGATGGACTGGCTAGCATGCAAAGACCAACAAGAGTTTCTCTCAAAACAGGAAACCCTAAATATGGCATCAAG GACTATACAGAACTCGTGTATAAGGACACAAGCACTGAGCAGTGCTACTACCGTAAGCCCCTCAGTGGCGGAAGTGTCTTGAGG GTGTTCGACCAGAACTCTGCCAGCATGGTAGATGGTGAGATGTTTGCTTGCAATGAAGCAGTTCTTGAAGCTTATGATTCAACGAATGGGGCAGCAAGTCCCAGAAACTCAGCCTACAAATGGGCTAGTGAGGTTATTAACTTCTACAAACAAACTGCAAGCAGCAATTGGAACTTTGAT GTGAACATAGAGATCCACCACTATGGCTCAAGGGCAGTATGGAATGGATGGTCAATACAGCTGGGAGATGGAGATGT GTGGTTCTATCCTATGGCAACCCCTGACATCATAGCGCATGAGATGGGACACGCCTACACCGATTACAATTCTCACCTGGAATATTACTCCCAGTCTGGCTGCATTAATGAAGCCTATGCTGATATTCTTG CTTCTGCTTTCATGGATTCCTTCTTTGGATACACGGCAGATTTGGTCTACCTCATTGGCCACCTCAATGTCAAATCTGCTGGGCCAAACCGTGACCTTTGTGATCCCCGCAATAGCAATCTCATTTTTTACGATGAGAAGAGGCCGATTATAA TTAGTGCACTGGACTACACTCAATACACCGGCATACATAACTGCAGTGCTCTCTACAGCAAAGCCTTTTGCAATCTCAGCAAAACTTCAGGATGGAATATAGAACAAGCCTTCAAG GTATTCAACGCAGCCAACACAGTCTACTGGACACCTAAGGAGACGCTACAATCAGGCGCCTGCGGTGTGCGCAAAGCTGCATTCGATTTGAAGAATACAAATCAAGCAATGAAAGATGTAGATCTCGCTTTCGCTGATGTGGACATAGCCTGCAATGATGGCTCGAATGTATGA